A window of Tautonia plasticadhaerens contains these coding sequences:
- a CDS encoding gamma-glutamyltransferase family protein, with translation MMRAFLVASLFLTSPGPVRSHEGRPDRARPTRPPEYLGIGWEASGKNGAVVAGGAEATAAGMEILKEGGNAIDSAVATLLAMSVTDAHLFCFGGEVPILIYDADRGVVEAIAGQGAAPRLATRAHFEEEGGIPEEGIEAAAVPAALDACLTALGRSGTLTFGRVAGPTLRILDRGEQPWHADLARTLRTLIEAEERSDDRLRGLRLVSDCFYRGPIARRIDAWSRANGGLIRYEDLATHASRVEEPVAVDYRGYRVYKVGPVTQGPALLQALTILGGFDLAGAGPDSPDAIHLQVEALKLAMADRDEYYADPLFEQVPIDELLSDDYASSRRSLIDPRVASLERRPGDPASGGPLLEPGRSAVQLGRTQPSSDTTTCVVADAGGNVVAATPSGWSGVLAGDTGIWLGSRLQSFNTWEGHPNVIEPGKRPRITLTPTIVTKDDRPVIAVSIAGGDAQDQATLQLLTNVIDFGRSASEAVTSPRFNSEHLVGSFGQPPPRLGVLRLSTEVADEVAEELEARGHLVERARPPVASNPTILVLDPDSGVIEAAGDPAARRHAGAY, from the coding sequence ATGATGCGAGCCTTCCTCGTCGCCTCCCTCTTCCTGACGAGCCCGGGGCCCGTCCGGTCGCATGAGGGACGCCCCGATCGGGCCCGGCCGACTCGGCCCCCGGAATATCTCGGGATCGGCTGGGAGGCCTCGGGGAAGAACGGGGCCGTCGTCGCCGGGGGCGCGGAGGCGACCGCGGCGGGGATGGAGATCCTCAAGGAAGGCGGCAACGCGATCGACTCGGCCGTGGCGACCCTGCTGGCGATGAGCGTGACCGACGCCCACCTGTTCTGCTTCGGCGGCGAGGTGCCGATCCTGATCTACGACGCCGACCGGGGCGTCGTCGAGGCGATCGCCGGCCAGGGGGCCGCCCCCAGGCTGGCGACCCGGGCCCATTTCGAGGAGGAGGGCGGCATCCCCGAGGAGGGGATCGAGGCGGCGGCAGTCCCGGCCGCGCTCGACGCCTGCCTGACGGCCCTGGGACGCTCGGGCACCCTTACCTTCGGCCGGGTGGCGGGCCCGACGCTCCGGATCCTCGACCGGGGCGAGCAGCCCTGGCACGCCGACCTCGCCCGGACCCTCCGCACGCTGATCGAGGCCGAGGAGAGGTCGGACGACCGCCTCCGGGGGCTCCGCCTGGTAAGCGACTGCTTCTACCGGGGGCCGATCGCCCGTCGGATCGACGCCTGGTCCCGGGCCAACGGGGGACTGATCCGCTATGAAGACCTCGCCACGCACGCCTCCCGGGTCGAGGAGCCGGTGGCGGTCGACTACCGGGGGTACCGGGTCTACAAGGTCGGGCCCGTGACCCAGGGGCCGGCGCTGCTCCAGGCGCTGACGATCCTGGGCGGCTTCGACCTCGCCGGGGCCGGCCCCGACTCTCCCGACGCGATCCACCTCCAGGTCGAGGCGCTCAAGTTGGCGATGGCCGACCGGGACGAGTACTACGCCGACCCGCTGTTCGAGCAGGTCCCGATCGACGAGTTGCTCTCCGACGACTATGCCTCGTCCCGACGTTCGCTCATCGACCCCCGGGTCGCCTCCCTGGAGCGTCGTCCGGGCGACCCGGCCTCGGGCGGGCCGTTGCTTGAGCCGGGGCGGTCGGCGGTTCAGCTCGGCCGGACCCAGCCGTCGAGCGACACGACGACCTGCGTCGTGGCCGACGCGGGGGGGAACGTCGTGGCGGCCACGCCGAGCGGCTGGTCGGGGGTGCTGGCGGGGGACACGGGCATCTGGCTCGGCTCCCGGCTCCAGAGCTTCAACACCTGGGAGGGGCACCCCAACGTCATCGAGCCCGGCAAGCGGCCGAGGATCACCTTGACCCCGACGATCGTGACGAAGGACGACAGACCGGTGATCGCCGTCAGCATTGCCGGGGGAGACGCCCAGGACCAGGCGACGCTCCAGCTCCTGACCAACGTCATCGATTTCGGCCGGTCGGCCTCGGAGGCGGTCACCTCCCCCCGGTTCAATTCGGAGCACCTCGTCGGCTCGTTCGGCCAGCCGCCGCCGAGGCTCGGCGTGCTCCGGCTCAGCACCGAGGTGGCGGACGAGGTGGCCGAGGAGCTGGAAGCCAGGGGCCACCTCGTCGAGCGGGCCCGGCCGCCGGTGGCGTCGAACCCGACGATCCTGGTGCTCGACCCGGACTCCGGCGTCATCGAGGCGGCGGGAGACCCCGCCGCCCGACGCCACGCCGGCGCGTACTGA